A window from Toxoplasma gondii ME49 chromosome IX, whole genome shotgun sequence encodes these proteins:
- a CDS encoding hypothetical protein (encoded by transcript TGME49_288230) yields the protein MEATQTPECCSSSRSQAPTPPQDLVSASSPSSDLSPASCSSLPLTLPLAGVSPEAPGEHKSPFLPPVDVGGLRLSLLLKKLLHLRQAFEPPLLQVFGFPFFLRHQVSAVSCCSCCLHCCCCDVARTASLIRVSSPPASPALRPPSSLSIPSSPCSPTPPYSSSLSSSSASSSWTSLSNPDSPGCSVVGGSPDGGASSQTSVDWSIPSCEAASPRGGRRCGHSCGERRKDGRCMQAPPLLAGPRGFEPSESQGTETGDRVRSASLPPGAREQTRKPRKRRRLVSDSDDGEAVGEKNLQSQEEREIEILLARNILRQIRLPGVSQGPFVLFFTSDWTHFVQRCVANAQQRAVEQQRERGDAVKQRRKAGINCPCSETGLPSSVSRKEGESTEEKHFAERRSGRSAHGDAKESCCAVDEEESESQEAAGKQERNSLSEAVEQISGWEGRTRDCRVGPATVGSGEATEDASPGSACPNISRRRKFLLDLPWHLGKQLATVLCVELLSRSPHTDLCVDAVREAMKKYLTAWSSRRREAGFLLKVASRKQAEILASLSESRLPGQRSFRTVVESRERSRGEESSLDGRWRAAGMSTGDHERTLHGLDTTRPDVFTQAKAEDGRARKLHALERIKDMLRRGIKSAEEVLTLREAHALGLRRRENAAGDSFCRRVSQGVHSTDMFGGTAREDGRVHTPTQERVRNEENKNTEEAICEARVYTLIRLLMGTTDDATISAQQPFECTDTSMERTDFTQNSGVHGVSGIKVTAPFSRGDKARDARGASSEAFSSLIPRAQQHPSRLPYTGKLVSESTDELLLLLHELNLLHSAPGASQSRVSLCLPQQGLFVRWLTAGRNEVLTRLHARKFKEMPWRDVERRGLLRSGLGSRFVLLDLKGKKDVEAVEIASGLVVRIPGALHRGMRVYENVD from the coding sequence ATGGAGGCGACTCAAACGCCAGAGTGTTGCAGCTCTTCGCGCAGTCAAGCCCCTACGCCTCCGCAAGAcctcgtttctgcgtcttctccctcgtctgaTCTGTCACCtgcttcctgctcttctctccctctcacTCTGCCCCTCGCAGGTGTCAGTCCGGAAGCCCCAGGAGAACATAAGTCGCCTTTTTTGCCGCCGGTCGATGTTGGCGggctgcgtctttctctcctgctgaAGAAACTTTTGCATCTTCGACAAGCCTTCGAGCCTCCTCTCCTGCAGGTCTTTGGatttcccttctttctccgtcatcaagtttctgctgtctcctgctgctcctgctgtctccactgctgctgctgcgatGTAGCCCGTACCGCATCCCTGATCAGAGTCTCCTCGCCACCGGCATCTCCCGCGCTGcggcctccttcttctctctcgattccttcgtctccttgttctcctaCGCCGCCGTattcttcgtcgctgtcctcgtcttctgcatcCTCTTCTtggacttctctctcgaatCCTGATTCTCCCGGCTGCTCTGTAGTTGGCGGCTCTCCAGATGGTGGAGCGAGCTCCCAGACGAGCGTGGACTGGAGCATTCCTTCGTGCGAGGCTGCGTCCCCCAGGGGCGGAAGGCGGTGCGGGCACAGTTGCGGGGAACGGAGGAAAGAtggccgctgcatgcaagcgcctcctcttctggcGGGACCTCGAGGCTTTGAGCCCTCGGAGTCCCAAGGCACCGAGACCGGCGACCGGGTTcgctccgcctctctcccaCCTGGGGCAAGAGAGCAAACaaggaagccgaggaaacgaaggcgcCTCGTCTCGGACAGTGACGACGGTGAAGCCGTTGGGGAGAAGAACCTGCAATCgcaggaagaacgcgaaatCGAGATTTTACTGGCAAGGAACATCCTCAGACAAATCCGCTTGCCGGGCGTTTCTCAGGGGCcgttcgtcctcttcttcaccagCGACTGGACGCACTTCGTCCAGAGATGCGTGGCGAACGCTCAGCAGCGTGCAgtggagcagcagagagagaggggagacgcagTGAAGCAAAGACGGAAAGCAGGGATTAACTGTCCTTGCTCAGAGACCGGACTGCCCAGCTCAGTTTcgcgaaaagaaggagaaagtacagaagagaaacacttCGCGGAGAGGCGCAGCGGACGCAGTGCCCACGGTGACGCGAAGGAAAGCTGCTGTGCAGtcgatgaggaagaaagcgaatcTCAGGAGGCAGCTGGCAAACAAGAACGGAATAGCCTCTCGGAAGCTGTTGAACAGATCTCTGGGTGGGAGGGGAGAACACGAGATTGTCGGGTCGGACCGGCGACAGTTGGAAGCGGGGAGGCGACTGAGGACGCTTCCCCGGGGAGTGCGTgcccgaatataagccgacgCCGGAAGTTCCTCTTGGACTTGCCTTGGCACTTGGGGAAGCAGCTCGCGACGGTTTTGTGTGTCGAGCTCTTGAGTCGATCTCCGCACACAGATTTGTGTGTAGATGCGGTGCGAGAGGCGATGAAAAAGTATCTGACAGCATGGAGCTCGCGCCGGCGAGAAGCAGGCTTTCTCTTGAAAGTAGCCTCGCGCAAGCAGGCGGAGAttcttgcgtctctctctgagagCCGACTTCCTGGGCAGAGGTCATTCCGTACCGTCGTTGAGAGCCGTGAACGCAGTCGAGGAGAGGAATCGTCGCTGGACGGCCGCTGGCGAGCGGCGGGAATGTCCACCGGGGACCACGAGCGGACGCTTCACGGGTTAGATACGACACGGCCGGACGTCTTCACTCAGGCAAAAGCGGAAGACGGAAGAGCTcggaaactgcatgcgcttgagCGCATAAAAGATATGTTAAGACGCGGCATCAAGAGTGCAGAAGAAGTCTTGACTCTTCGAGAGGCGCACGCCCTGGGTTTGCGCCGCAGAGAAAATGCCGCCGGTGACAGTTTCTGCAGACGCGTTTCGCAGGGTGTACATAGCACTGACATGTTCGGCGGGACAGCACGTGAAGACGGGAGAGTTCATACTCCGACACAAGAAAGAGtgagaaatgaagaaaataaaaacacagaagaagctATCTGTGAGGCGCGCGTTTACACACTCATTCGGCTTCTTATGGGTACAACGGATGACGCGACCATCTCTGCACAGCAGCCTTtcgagtgtacagacacctcgaTGGAGCGAACGGATTTCACGCAGAACTCTGGTGTCCATGGTGTTAGTGGAATAAAGGTAACTGCGCCCTTTAGTCGAGGTGATAAGGCGCGGGATGCGCGCGGAGCCTCTAGCGAGGCATTCTCCTCTCTGATTCCGCGAGCGCAGCAACATCCGTCCCGCCTTCCGTACACGGGGAAACTCGTTTCAGAGTCGACGGACGaactgctgctgctgcttcacgAACTGAACCTTCTGCACAGTGCTCCTGGAGCCTCTCAGAGCCGTGTTTCGCTTTGCCTTCCGCAGCAAGGCCTGTTCGTCCGGTGGCTCACTGCTGGCCGGAACGAAGTGCTAACTCGTTTACATGCACGGAAATTCAAAGAGATGCCGTGGCGCGatgtggagagacgcgggcTGCTGCGAAGTGGACTAGGATCGCGATTTGTGCTGCTCGATTTGAAGGGGAAAAAAGATGTGGAAGCGGTGGAAATCGCTTCGGGATTGGTTGTCAGGATTCCCGGTGCACTCCACAGGGGCATGCGTGTGTACGAGAACGTTGACTAA